One Gemmatimonadota bacterium DNA window includes the following coding sequences:
- a CDS encoding ABC transporter permease, with protein MELFESFLAAAVRVATPLLLAALGETLTERAGVINLSIEGAMLAGALGAALGATAGGPWAGVAAAMAGGLLVAAIFAAVAVWLRGDQIITGTAVTLAAVGLTGAIYRGAYGPAGVGLSLPTFAPSVVPVLSDLPGVGEAFFAQSVLTYAAYALTALTAWLLYRTRWGLELRAAGEVAEHARAAGVRVTRIRVLAVLFGGATAGLAGASLVLAQVGTFAEKMTAGRGFIAIAIVVLGGWHPGRVAGAALFFGAAMALQFLFQTFLLAVPYQLFLMLPYLLTLLVLAGAWGRTRAPADLGRG; from the coding sequence GTGGAGCTGTTTGAGTCGTTCCTGGCCGCGGCGGTCCGCGTGGCCACGCCGCTGCTGCTCGCGGCGCTGGGCGAGACGCTGACCGAACGTGCCGGCGTCATCAACCTGAGCATCGAGGGCGCCATGCTGGCGGGCGCGCTCGGCGCCGCGCTCGGCGCGACGGCGGGGGGACCGTGGGCCGGGGTCGCGGCCGCCATGGCCGGCGGCCTGCTGGTGGCGGCCATCTTCGCGGCCGTCGCGGTGTGGCTGCGCGGCGACCAGATCATCACCGGCACCGCCGTGACGCTTGCCGCCGTGGGCCTGACGGGCGCGATCTATCGTGGTGCCTATGGGCCGGCTGGGGTCGGCCTCTCGCTGCCGACCTTCGCGCCGAGCGTGGTGCCGGTGCTGTCGGATCTGCCCGGCGTCGGCGAGGCGTTCTTTGCGCAGAGCGTCCTGACCTACGCCGCCTACGCGCTGACCGCGCTCACCGCCTGGCTGCTCTACCGCACCCGGTGGGGGCTCGAGCTCCGGGCGGCGGGCGAGGTGGCGGAGCACGCGCGGGCTGCCGGGGTGCGTGTCACCCGGATCCGGGTGCTGGCGGTGCTGTTCGGCGGTGCCACCGCCGGACTGGCGGGCGCGAGCCTGGTGCTGGCCCAGGTCGGGACCTTCGCGGAGAAGATGACGGCGGGACGCGGGTTCATCGCGATCGCCATCGTGGTGCTGGGGGGATGGCACCCGGGACGGGTGGCGGGAGCCGCGCTCTTCTTCGGCGCGGCGATGGCGCTGCAGTTCCTCTTCCAGACCTTCCTGCTGGCGGTGCCCTACCAGCTCTTCCTGATGCTGCCGTACCTGCTCACGCTGCTGGTGCTGGCCGGCGCCTGGGGAAGAACCAGGGCACCGGCCGACCTCGGCCGCGGCTAG
- a CDS encoding ABC transporter permease, producing the protein MTALQRLGSAVRPALVALAAGLLLLAVGLEGAGYSAGPALAALWRGAFGSPDAILSSLLPRAIPLIIIGLGIGLAFRAGAFNIGAEGQFYAGAIVATWVGLALGGWPRAVAVPVVLITATLAGMAWAAVPALLRVRFGVLEVISTLLLNFVAEALVSWMVVGPLQEARHVYPQSDPLPLAARLPQLPGTRLHLGLALALLLALGLWVLGRWTLAGLRLRAVGLNPDAAETMGGVRPLRVLALALIASGACAGLAGGSEVSGTTFALFQNLSPGYGFTGIAVALLARLHPLGIVLTGLLFAALEAGAGAMQRDAGVPAVAVYVVEAVVILIVVLSDVAARRGDTRGAV; encoded by the coding sequence GTGACCGCCCTCCAGCGCCTCGGCTCCGCCGTGCGCCCCGCCCTGGTGGCCCTCGCCGCCGGCCTGTTGCTGCTGGCCGTTGGCCTCGAGGGGGCGGGCTACTCCGCGGGCCCCGCGCTCGCCGCGCTGTGGCGCGGGGCCTTCGGGTCGCCGGATGCCATCCTCTCCTCCCTGCTGCCGCGCGCCATCCCGCTGATCATCATTGGCCTCGGGATCGGGCTGGCGTTCCGCGCGGGCGCGTTCAACATCGGCGCGGAGGGCCAGTTCTACGCCGGCGCGATCGTGGCCACGTGGGTTGGCCTGGCGCTCGGGGGGTGGCCCCGTGCGGTGGCGGTGCCCGTGGTGCTGATCACTGCCACCCTGGCCGGGATGGCCTGGGCCGCGGTGCCGGCGCTGCTCCGGGTCCGCTTCGGGGTGCTCGAGGTGATCAGCACGCTGCTGCTCAATTTCGTGGCCGAGGCGCTGGTGAGCTGGATGGTGGTGGGGCCGCTGCAGGAGGCACGGCATGTCTATCCCCAGAGCGATCCCCTGCCCCTGGCCGCGCGCCTGCCCCAGCTCCCCGGCACGCGCCTGCATCTCGGCCTGGCGCTCGCGCTGCTGCTGGCACTCGGGCTCTGGGTGCTGGGGCGATGGACCCTGGCGGGGCTCCGGCTCCGCGCCGTGGGCCTCAACCCTGATGCCGCGGAGACCATGGGCGGGGTGCGGCCGCTCCGGGTGCTCGCCCTGGCCCTGATCGCGTCGGGCGCGTGTGCCGGGCTGGCGGGGGGGAGCGAGGTGTCGGGGACCACTTTCGCGCTGTTCCAGAACCTGTCGCCCGGGTACGGCTTCACCGGCATCGCGGTGGCGCTGCTGGCGCGGCTGCATCCGCTCGGCATCGTGCTGACGGGGCTGCTCTTTGCCGCGCTCGAGGCCGGCGCCGGCGCCATGCAGCGGGACGCGGGGGTACCGGCGGTGGCGGTGTACGTGGTCGAAGCGGTGGTGATCCTCATCGTGGTCCTGAGCGATGTGGCCGCGCGCCGGGGGGACACCCGTGGAGCTGTTTGA
- a CDS encoding ATP-binding cassette domain-containing protein, protein MTPAPGPVPAAAPPAGPLLLLDAIHKRYDTTPALAGASLRLDRGEIHALLGENGAGKSTLMRIAFGLVTPDAGRIAVEGVVRRVSSPLEARRLGIGMVHQHFTAIPTFSVLENVALAAGWPADLRGNRARLEELMERTGILLAPEVLAEQLSAGLKQRLELLKALASDARILLLDEPTSVLPPSETDGFLELIAGLRGRGVSSVLITHKLDEALRVGDRVTVLRRGTVAHSGPVAGASAAALAVAMLGAAPARAPRLAPPTVGPVLARLSGVSVPRLGGTGSGLRHATLEVRGGEVLGVAAVEGNGQRELLRALAGLAAIAGGTVELSGPIACIPEDRTREAQVSGFSLTENLVLGQGAAGPWVRRGWIDWPAARARTTALIEAYGVRAESADATAGTLSGGNQQRMIIAGAMERGPRLLVAENPARGLDLRATAEVYDRLRSAARSGAAVVLHIPDLDELLEVSDRVIVVVDGVVHEVPPAATRDDIGGLMLSQEGAHRARGPA, encoded by the coding sequence ATGACCCCGGCTCCCGGCCCCGTCCCGGCGGCAGCGCCGCCGGCCGGGCCCCTCCTGCTGCTCGACGCCATCCACAAGCGATACGACACCACCCCGGCGCTCGCCGGCGCCAGCCTGCGCCTGGACCGCGGCGAGATCCACGCCCTCCTCGGCGAGAACGGGGCGGGCAAGTCGACCCTCATGCGTATCGCCTTCGGCCTGGTGACGCCGGACGCGGGGCGCATCGCGGTGGAGGGCGTGGTGCGGCGCGTCAGCTCGCCGCTGGAGGCCAGGCGGCTGGGCATCGGGATGGTGCACCAGCACTTCACCGCGATCCCTACCTTCTCCGTGCTGGAGAACGTGGCGCTCGCGGCCGGCTGGCCGGCCGACCTCCGTGGCAACCGCGCGCGGCTCGAGGAGCTGATGGAGCGTACGGGCATCCTCCTGGCTCCCGAGGTCCTGGCGGAACAGCTGTCGGCCGGGCTCAAGCAACGGCTCGAGCTGCTCAAGGCGCTCGCCTCGGATGCCCGCATCCTGCTGCTCGACGAACCAACCTCCGTGCTGCCGCCCTCCGAGACGGACGGCTTCCTGGAACTGATCGCCGGGCTGCGCGGGCGCGGGGTGTCGTCGGTGCTCATCACCCACAAACTCGATGAGGCACTCCGGGTCGGAGACCGGGTCACGGTGCTGCGCCGCGGAACGGTGGCGCACAGCGGCCCCGTCGCCGGGGCCTCGGCGGCGGCGCTGGCCGTGGCGATGCTCGGCGCGGCGCCAGCACGCGCGCCACGGCTGGCTCCCCCCACGGTGGGGCCGGTGCTCGCACGATTGAGTGGCGTGTCGGTGCCGCGCCTTGGTGGTACGGGGAGCGGCCTCAGGCACGCCACCCTCGAAGTGCGGGGTGGCGAGGTGCTCGGGGTGGCCGCGGTAGAGGGAAACGGTCAACGCGAACTGCTCCGCGCCCTGGCCGGGCTGGCGGCCATCGCCGGTGGAACGGTCGAACTCAGCGGGCCGATCGCCTGCATCCCGGAGGACCGCACCCGGGAAGCCCAGGTGTCCGGATTCAGCCTGACGGAAAACCTGGTGCTCGGCCAGGGCGCCGCCGGGCCGTGGGTACGGCGAGGCTGGATCGACTGGCCCGCGGCCCGGGCGCGGACCACGGCGCTGATCGAGGCCTACGGAGTGCGTGCCGAGAGTGCGGACGCGACGGCAGGTACCCTGAGCGGCGGCAACCAGCAGCGCATGATCATCGCCGGGGCCATGGAGCGCGGGCCCCGCCTGCTGGTGGCGGAGAACCCCGCCCGGGGGCTGGACCTCCGCGCCACCGCGGAGGTGTACGACCGGCTGCGGAGCGCCGCGCGCAGTGGAGCCGCGGTGGTGCTGCACATTCCCGATCTCGACGAGCTGCTCGAGGTATCCGACCGGGTGATCGTGGTGGTTGATGGCGTGGTCCACGAGGTGCCGCCCGCGGCAACCCGGGATGACATCGGTGGCCTGATGCTCTCCCAGGAGGGCGCACACCGGGCGCGCGGCCCCGCGTGA
- a CDS encoding Nif3-like dinuclear metal center hexameric protein yields the protein MAELVTYLDGYLHIREVPDDANAHNGLQVENEGRVTRIVAAVDASLATIERLGSSDGATLLLVHHGLFWDGAQPLTGRRYRRVRALLQRNAALYAAHIPLDLHPEVGNNAGLARMLGLTETRAFGQYKGTLLGVAGKPPAGLARRDVLVRRLADYLGIPATQVRVLPGGPEAIGTIGVITGGAGSAIGQARDAGCDTYITGEGAAHTYFDAMEYGINVLYAGHYATETIGVRLLAEHLAQRFGLPWEFHDHPTGM from the coding sequence CTGGCCGAGCTCGTCACCTACCTGGACGGATACCTCCACATCCGCGAGGTCCCGGACGACGCCAACGCGCACAACGGCCTGCAAGTGGAGAACGAGGGCCGCGTCACCCGGATCGTCGCGGCGGTGGACGCCTCGCTGGCCACGATCGAACGCCTGGGGAGCAGCGACGGGGCCACCCTGCTGCTGGTGCACCACGGGCTCTTCTGGGATGGTGCGCAGCCGCTCACCGGCCGACGCTATCGACGGGTCCGCGCACTGCTCCAGCGCAACGCCGCGCTGTACGCGGCGCATATTCCGCTCGACCTGCACCCGGAGGTGGGAAACAACGCCGGCCTGGCCAGGATGCTGGGCCTGACGGAGACCCGCGCCTTCGGCCAGTACAAGGGCACGCTGCTCGGCGTGGCGGGGAAGCCGCCGGCGGGACTGGCGCGCCGGGACGTGCTGGTGCGCCGGTTGGCCGACTACCTCGGCATTCCCGCTACCCAGGTCCGGGTGCTGCCCGGGGGGCCGGAGGCCATCGGCACCATCGGAGTGATCACCGGCGGGGCCGGCAGCGCGATCGGGCAGGCGCGCGACGCCGGATGCGACACCTACATCACCGGCGAAGGCGCGGCGCATACCTACTTCGACGCGATGGAGTACGGGATCAACGTGCTGTACGCCGGCCATTACGCCACCGAGACCATCGGCGTGCGGCTGCTGGCGGAACACCTGGCCCAGCGCTTCGGCCTGCCGTGGGAGTTCCACGACCACCCCACGGGGATGTGA
- a CDS encoding BMP family protein, translating into MMRFLGLAAIFCIGLSSCSKNPQSTEFRVGLVTPGSIADAAWNSGAYAGLQQIHDSLAVPISHVEARTPGEQEEALRNYAAQGYTLVFGHGFEFQGAAERVSAQYPRTVFVVTSGERVAGNVSPLIFRLAEASYLAGMVAGGMTRSNTLGFIGGIELPPIKEAEAAWVAGATRVNPGIVARSTYLNTFDDVAAGREAALALIQAGADMFHHNADQAALGAFQAVKESKGAYIFGANSDQSSLAPERVLGSAVIDLPRALLTVAREVQSGTFAPKVESFGLKSGVIRYEPNPALASTLPEALRAAVAAARDSISAADGGAAP; encoded by the coding sequence ATGATGCGCTTTCTCGGCCTCGCGGCCATTTTCTGCATCGGTCTCAGTAGTTGTAGCAAGAACCCCCAATCAACCGAATTCCGCGTCGGCCTGGTGACCCCAGGTTCCATCGCCGACGCGGCCTGGAACTCCGGGGCCTACGCCGGCCTCCAGCAGATCCACGACTCGCTGGCCGTGCCGATCAGTCACGTCGAGGCCCGGACCCCCGGGGAGCAGGAAGAGGCGCTCCGGAACTACGCCGCCCAGGGCTATACCCTGGTCTTCGGGCACGGCTTCGAGTTTCAGGGCGCCGCCGAACGGGTGAGTGCCCAGTACCCCCGGACCGTGTTCGTCGTGACATCAGGGGAACGGGTGGCCGGCAACGTCTCTCCCCTGATCTTCCGCCTCGCCGAAGCGAGCTACCTCGCGGGGATGGTGGCCGGTGGCATGACCCGCAGCAACACGCTCGGGTTCATCGGGGGCATCGAGCTTCCGCCCATCAAGGAGGCAGAAGCGGCGTGGGTGGCCGGGGCCACGCGGGTGAACCCGGGGATCGTGGCCCGCTCCACCTACCTCAACACCTTCGACGACGTGGCGGCGGGCCGCGAAGCCGCGCTCGCCCTGATCCAGGCCGGCGCCGACATGTTCCACCACAACGCGGACCAGGCGGCGCTCGGCGCGTTCCAGGCGGTTAAGGAGTCGAAGGGCGCCTACATCTTCGGCGCTAACTCCGACCAATCCTCGCTCGCGCCGGAACGGGTCCTGGGGTCGGCCGTGATCGACCTGCCCCGGGCCCTGCTGACGGTGGCCCGTGAGGTGCAGTCAGGCACCTTCGCACCGAAGGTGGAGAGCTTCGGGCTCAAGAGCGGCGTCATCCGGTACGAGCCCAACCCCGCGCTCGCGTCCACCCTGCCGGAGGCTCTGCGCGCCGCCGTGGCCGCCGCGCGCGACTCGATCAGCGCGGCCGATGGCGGCGCGGCGCCGTGA
- a CDS encoding polymer-forming cytoskeletal protein has protein sequence MAIFSSRVSGSGRADGTGRREPAGLTIIAVGTAVAGDVSSEGVVKIEGTVEGTVRAGPQLLIAPGAMIRGDVFAAEVVAGGEVHGTIFGAERVEIQAGALIEGDIRTQRLQIADGGKVNGQITMEPTGGDRGHLSGQELRGELSKVE, from the coding sequence ATGGCGATCTTCTCTTCTCGCGTCTCCGGATCGGGGCGCGCCGATGGCACCGGGCGGCGGGAGCCGGCGGGGCTGACCATCATCGCCGTGGGGACGGCGGTGGCGGGTGATGTCTCGAGCGAAGGGGTCGTGAAAATCGAGGGGACGGTGGAGGGGACGGTCCGGGCCGGGCCGCAGCTCCTCATTGCGCCCGGGGCCATGATCCGCGGGGACGTCTTCGCCGCCGAGGTCGTGGCGGGGGGTGAGGTCCACGGGACCATCTTCGGTGCCGAGCGGGTGGAGATCCAGGCCGGGGCCCTGATCGAGGGTGACATCCGGACCCAGCGGCTCCAGATTGCGGACGGCGGAAAGGTGAACGGCCAGATCACCATGGAACCTACCGGCGGTGATCGGGGTCATCTCAGCGGACAGGAGCTGCGCGGCGAACTGTCCAAAGTTGAGTGA
- a CDS encoding M23 family metallopeptidase, protein MSRSRRHVTIVIQSDGELTSRTLRLPRWVARGALAGAGLLVLALALALITYLPVLAAATRVPGLQREVERLERENAKVGDLVAALDSAERRYDRIRELLGADVVPDPVRFASQLLVAPPVRARAPGVMAQYEAGATAPSHWPLEDAGYVTRGQAGTGAGGDTRQESHPGLDIAVPIGSPVRASGGGMVLQAGEDPEYGRFVLVEHPAGYQTLYGHLSRITVAAQQVVPAGEVVGLTGNTGRSSGPHLHFEVRLDGQPIDPRTIIKEPG, encoded by the coding sequence ATGAGTCGCTCGCGCCGGCACGTCACGATCGTCATCCAGTCGGATGGCGAACTCACGTCCCGGACCCTCCGCCTGCCGCGATGGGTGGCGCGCGGCGCCCTGGCGGGCGCAGGCCTGCTGGTCCTGGCCCTCGCGCTGGCGCTCATCACCTACCTGCCGGTGCTGGCCGCCGCCACCCGGGTTCCAGGCCTCCAGCGCGAGGTGGAGCGACTGGAGCGGGAAAACGCCAAGGTCGGCGACCTGGTCGCCGCGCTCGACAGCGCCGAGCGCCGGTATGACCGGATCCGCGAACTGCTCGGTGCCGACGTGGTTCCCGATCCCGTGCGATTTGCCAGCCAACTGCTGGTTGCACCGCCGGTCCGCGCCCGCGCCCCCGGGGTGATGGCCCAGTACGAGGCCGGCGCCACCGCGCCCAGCCACTGGCCGCTCGAGGACGCGGGGTATGTGACCCGCGGCCAAGCGGGAACCGGGGCTGGTGGCGATACTCGACAGGAGTCCCATCCCGGCCTGGACATTGCTGTTCCCATCGGCAGCCCGGTACGAGCTTCCGGCGGGGGGATGGTCCTCCAGGCCGGGGAGGATCCGGAGTACGGGCGGTTCGTCCTGGTGGAACACCCCGCGGGGTACCAGACCCTGTACGGGCACCTCAGCCGCATCACGGTCGCGGCGCAGCAGGTGGTGCCGGCGGGGGAGGTCGTCGGGCTCACGGGCAACACGGGCCGCTCCAGTGGCCCGCATCTCCATTTCGAGGTCCGGCTGGATGGCCAGCCGATCGATCCTCGCACGATCATCAAGGAGCCAGGCTGA
- a CDS encoding ParB/RepB/Spo0J family partition protein, with product MSETKRLGRGLEALLGPVSRQAAEASGSLLELPVQTIRPNPYQPRARLDEPQFSELVASIETAGLLQPIVVRKHLDGYQLIAGERRWRAVQKLGWAKVPAVIKEADDRTLLTLALIENLQRDNLSAIEEATSYQRLIDEFHLGQAEVARLVGRDRSTVANALRLLKLPPEVTAMVDDDRLSEGHARALLGLSDRAQIGKLAQAAVDQGWSVRDLEAKVRGHRPAAARKAPVREIAPAHRRVEDALRERLGTDVRVTARRRGRGMITVSYYSEDDLARVLELILGEPYGG from the coding sequence ATGAGCGAGACCAAGCGACTGGGGCGCGGGCTGGAGGCGCTGCTCGGCCCGGTGTCCCGGCAGGCGGCGGAGGCGAGCGGCTCGCTGCTCGAGCTGCCGGTCCAGACCATCCGGCCCAACCCCTACCAGCCGCGGGCGCGGCTGGACGAGCCGCAGTTCTCGGAGCTGGTGGCCTCGATCGAGACCGCCGGCCTGCTGCAGCCCATCGTGGTCCGGAAGCACCTGGACGGGTACCAGCTGATCGCGGGCGAGCGGCGCTGGCGGGCGGTGCAGAAGCTGGGCTGGGCCAAGGTGCCGGCGGTCATCAAGGAAGCCGACGATCGCACCCTGCTCACGCTCGCGCTGATCGAGAACCTGCAGCGCGACAACCTCTCCGCGATCGAGGAGGCTACCAGCTACCAGCGGCTGATCGACGAGTTCCACCTGGGCCAGGCCGAAGTGGCGCGGCTGGTGGGGCGCGACCGGTCCACGGTGGCCAACGCCCTCCGGCTGCTCAAGCTGCCGCCCGAGGTGACGGCGATGGTGGACGACGACCGCCTCAGCGAAGGCCACGCCCGGGCCCTGCTCGGGCTGAGCGACCGGGCGCAGATCGGCAAGCTGGCGCAGGCCGCGGTGGACCAGGGCTGGTCGGTCCGCGACCTCGAGGCCAAGGTGCGCGGCCATCGCCCCGCCGCCGCGCGCAAGGCGCCGGTCCGGGAGATCGCCCCGGCGCACCGCAGGGTGGAGGATGCCCTGCGGGAGCGGCTGGGCACCGACGTGCGGGTCACGGCGCGCCGGCGCGGCCGCGGCATGATCACCGTCAGCTATTACTCCGAGGATGACCTGGCCCGGGTGCTCGAGCTGATCCTCGGCGAGCCGTACGGCGGATGA
- a CDS encoding ParA family protein encodes MARIIAIANQKGGVGKTTTAVNLAASLAIAEHKTLLVDADPQGNATSGVGVRRDQLRFALYDVLIEGRPLSDVVLNDSALPYLDILPATQDLVGAELELVERAGRESVMRRALEAARDSYEFILIDCPPSLGLITLNVLAAADGVIIPIQCEYYALEGISQLLNTIKLVQQNFNATLAIDGVLLTMYDSRVNLCRQVAADAKEYFGARMFPTVIPRNVRLAEAPSFGKPILLYDIQSIGAKSYLAVAQELIRRAESAVHGTPTPVPALPASGAAVPQEESGS; translated from the coding sequence ATGGCAAGAATCATCGCCATTGCGAACCAGAAGGGCGGCGTCGGCAAGACCACGACCGCCGTCAACCTGGCCGCCTCGCTGGCCATCGCCGAGCACAAGACGCTCCTGGTCGACGCCGACCCGCAGGGCAACGCCACCAGCGGCGTGGGGGTGCGGCGCGATCAGCTGCGCTTTGCGCTCTACGACGTGCTCATCGAGGGGCGCCCGCTCTCCGACGTGGTGCTCAACGACAGCGCCCTGCCCTACCTCGATATCCTGCCTGCCACGCAGGACCTGGTGGGCGCGGAGCTCGAGCTGGTGGAGCGCGCCGGGCGCGAGAGCGTGATGCGCCGCGCGCTGGAGGCGGCGCGCGACTCCTACGAGTTCATCCTGATCGACTGTCCGCCCTCGCTCGGCCTCATCACCCTCAACGTCCTGGCCGCCGCCGATGGCGTGATCATCCCCATCCAGTGCGAGTACTACGCGCTCGAGGGGATCTCGCAGCTGCTCAACACCATCAAGCTGGTGCAGCAGAACTTCAACGCGACCCTCGCCATCGATGGCGTGCTGCTCACGATGTACGACAGCCGGGTGAACCTCTGCCGCCAGGTGGCCGCGGACGCCAAGGAGTACTTCGGCGCGCGGATGTTCCCGACGGTCATCCCGCGCAACGTGCGGCTGGCCGAGGCGCCGAGCTTCGGCAAGCCGATCCTGCTCTATGACATCCAGTCCATCGGGGCCAAGAGCTACCTCGCGGTGGCGCAGGAGCTGATCCGGCGGGCCGAGTCCGCCGTCCACGGCACGCCGACGCCGGTCCCGGCCCTGCCGGCGTCCGGCGCGGCGGTCCCGCAGGAGGAGTCTGGGTCATGA
- the mnmG gene encoding tRNA uridine-5-carboxymethylaminomethyl(34) synthesis enzyme MnmG yields MTPYDVIVIGGGHAGTESAAAAARTGARTLLLTQNLETIGQMSCNPAIGGIAKGTVVREVDALGGIMGRATDRAMIQFRMLNRSKGPAVWSPRAQCDRGLYRRAVRSLLEEQASLAFAQGTVVEVLVSGAGVRGVRTREGQEFAARAVVITAGTFLRGTIHLGRETRIPAGRAGDAPSIELSQAIVKHGLTVERFKTGTPPRIDGRSIDLGGFPRQDGDAMPYWFSSLERHPRLPQLPCYLAWAGASVRSLIEAHLGESALYGGEISGRGPRYCPSIEDKIVKFGDAERHQLFLEPEGLDTAELYVNGLSTSLPFPVQEQMVHAVPGLELARITRPGYAIEYDYLPPTQLHPSLESRVLPGLYFAGQVNGTTGYEEAAGQGLMAGLNAARAAQGETPVVLRRDQAMIGVLIDDLVTRGVDEPYRLFTSRAEYRLLLRQDNALRRLFAIGEATRLLDDTRLRQVEQRLREEEQVFAFARETVISPAAANPLVAKSGSAPLLEPTRVREVARRPGVSLPELLALCGWSGDPELAQWAEIEIKYEGYLEREREGAARMASLEDFLLDVALDYPSFHSLSTEARHKLAAVRPGTLGGAGRIPGISPSDLQNLVIEVQKWRRHREVCAPPA; encoded by the coding sequence ATGACGCCATACGACGTGATCGTCATCGGGGGGGGGCACGCGGGGACGGAGTCCGCCGCCGCCGCGGCGCGCACCGGCGCCCGCACGCTGCTCCTCACCCAGAACCTCGAGACGATCGGGCAGATGTCGTGCAATCCGGCCATCGGCGGGATCGCCAAGGGGACGGTGGTGCGGGAGGTGGATGCGCTGGGCGGGATCATGGGGCGCGCCACGGACCGCGCGATGATCCAGTTCCGCATGCTCAATCGCTCGAAGGGCCCGGCGGTCTGGTCGCCGCGGGCCCAGTGCGATCGCGGCCTGTATCGCCGCGCGGTGCGGTCCCTGCTCGAGGAGCAGGCGTCGCTCGCGTTCGCGCAGGGCACGGTGGTGGAGGTGCTGGTGAGCGGGGCCGGCGTGCGCGGCGTGCGGACGCGTGAGGGACAGGAGTTCGCGGCGCGCGCCGTGGTGATCACGGCGGGGACCTTTCTCCGCGGCACGATCCACCTGGGCCGCGAGACCAGGATTCCGGCTGGTCGGGCGGGTGATGCACCGTCCATCGAACTTTCACAAGCTATTGTAAAACATGGACTTACAGTCGAACGATTCAAGACGGGCACTCCGCCAAGGATCGATGGGCGGAGCATCGATCTCGGCGGCTTCCCGCGCCAGGACGGCGATGCGATGCCGTACTGGTTCTCGAGTCTGGAGCGCCACCCGCGGCTGCCGCAGTTGCCCTGCTACCTGGCATGGGCTGGAGCATCGGTCAGGAGCCTGATCGAGGCGCACCTGGGCGAATCGGCGTTGTACGGGGGCGAGATCAGTGGTCGTGGTCCCCGCTACTGCCCATCCATCGAGGACAAGATCGTCAAGTTCGGCGACGCGGAGCGGCACCAGCTCTTCCTGGAGCCGGAGGGGCTCGATACCGCGGAGCTCTACGTCAACGGGCTGTCCACCTCGCTCCCGTTCCCGGTGCAGGAGCAGATGGTGCACGCGGTGCCCGGGCTGGAGCTGGCCAGGATCACCCGCCCGGGCTACGCCATCGAATACGACTATCTCCCGCCCACACAGCTGCACCCGTCCCTGGAGTCCCGGGTACTGCCGGGCCTCTACTTCGCGGGGCAGGTGAACGGAACCACGGGATACGAAGAGGCGGCGGGGCAGGGGCTGATGGCCGGCCTGAATGCCGCCCGCGCTGCGCAGGGCGAGACGCCGGTGGTGCTGCGGCGGGATCAGGCGATGATCGGCGTGCTGATTGACGACCTGGTGACCCGCGGGGTGGATGAACCCTACCGACTCTTCACCTCCCGGGCGGAATACCGCTTGCTCCTCAGGCAGGACAACGCCCTGCGCCGGCTCTTCGCCATCGGGGAAGCCACCCGCCTGCTGGACGACACCCGCCTTCGGCAGGTCGAGCAGCGGCTGCGCGAGGAGGAGCAGGTCTTTGCGTTTGCGCGGGAGACCGTGATCTCCCCGGCGGCCGCCAATCCGCTGGTGGCGAAGAGCGGTTCGGCACCGCTGCTGGAGCCGACCCGGGTTCGCGAGGTGGCCCGCCGACCTGGCGTGAGCCTTCCCGAGCTGCTCGCCCTCTGCGGATGGAGCGGGGATCCGGAACTTGCCCAGTGGGCGGAGATCGAGATCAAGTACGAGGGGTACCTGGAGCGGGAGCGGGAAGGTGCTGCGCGGATGGCGAGCCTTGAGGATTTCCTGCTGGACGTGGCGCTCGACTATCCGAGCTTTCATTCCCTCTCGACCGAGGCTCGACACAAGCTGGCGGCCGTCCGCCCCGGTACCCTGGGTGGCGCCGGTCGCATCCCAGGAATCTCGCCCTCCGACCTGCAGAACCTCGTGATCGAGGTCCAGAAGTGGCGCAGGCACCGGGAGGTCTGCGCCCCGCCCGCGTGA